In the genome of Paenibacillus pabuli, one region contains:
- a CDS encoding MMPL family transporter has product MSTLLYRVGKTAFRKPGYFIIGWVLILGIVISMISINGVHISSEMKIEGTESQKVLDQLAKELPAASGGQGSVVFKAPDSERLDTPERLTAIMKAVSEVYGLNDVLNPADYAAEASSSGASADMAQAANMQQSTTASPPPYGPLMVNGVPVPGVLLSSDGKIALFQFQFTIEQSAITQDVFDSVIDSVMTAQQGTNITVLPGETLKTVAIGVGSAEIIGLIIAIIVLLITLGSVVAAGLPLVTALLGVAIGVGGAFSISKFIEMPSVTSVLALMVGLAVGIDYALFIVNRQRRMIIDQRLSAQEATARAIGTSGSAVFFAGLTVIIALCGMLVIGLTFLSTMALVAAATVLINVFVALTLLPALLGLVGERICSPKARENSTKHPKVAGRGIAHRWVKFVIKFRWITIIAIVVLLGAAATPITKMEMGIPGASSANLDTTARQSYDAISEGFGEGFNGPLILVAEPNNSSAQVTPELLGNLMKELQSQNNVAQVTPLGMTEDLAIFSLIPETGPNDKITKDLVTELRSAESSVAKMNDVKIGVTGLTAVNIDMSSKLAQVFPIYVGIIILLSLIILLLVFRSIIVPIKATIGFLLSILATFGITTAVFQWGWLHSLFGFDTGGPLLSFMPIIVTGILYGLAMDYQVFLVSSMRESYVHGHRGTESVVHGYNQVSRVVVAAAVIMISVFAGFIFTDDVMIKQIGFTLAVGILIDAFIIRMGLVPAIMAIFGDKAWSLPKWLDRILPNLDVEGEKLIATLNAEDHSNSKS; this is encoded by the coding sequence ATGTCTACATTATTATACAGAGTGGGGAAAACCGCTTTTCGCAAACCCGGGTATTTCATCATTGGTTGGGTATTGATTCTAGGTATTGTCATTTCTATGATCAGTATCAATGGTGTTCATATCAGTTCTGAAATGAAAATTGAAGGCACTGAATCACAGAAAGTCTTGGATCAATTAGCTAAAGAATTACCAGCGGCCTCCGGCGGCCAAGGAAGTGTTGTGTTCAAAGCACCTGACAGCGAACGTTTGGATACACCTGAACGTTTGACTGCAATAATGAAAGCTGTCAGTGAAGTTTACGGATTGAACGATGTGCTTAATCCTGCGGATTATGCAGCTGAAGCTAGCAGTTCGGGTGCATCTGCAGACATGGCTCAGGCTGCCAATATGCAGCAATCTACTACAGCCTCTCCTCCACCCTATGGTCCTCTAATGGTGAATGGCGTTCCTGTACCTGGTGTCCTTCTCTCTTCTGACGGCAAAATTGCTTTGTTCCAATTTCAGTTCACCATTGAGCAGTCTGCAATTACTCAAGATGTATTTGATTCTGTAATTGACTCCGTGATGACTGCCCAGCAAGGAACCAACATCACCGTGCTACCAGGCGAAACGCTCAAAACGGTAGCGATCGGTGTCGGATCAGCAGAGATTATCGGACTGATCATTGCTATCATTGTTTTGCTAATCACCCTGGGTTCCGTCGTTGCGGCAGGTCTGCCTCTGGTCACTGCACTCCTCGGTGTTGCCATTGGAGTAGGTGGCGCGTTCTCAATCTCCAAGTTTATAGAAATGCCAAGTGTCACTTCCGTTCTGGCTCTCATGGTTGGTCTGGCCGTCGGAATCGATTATGCTCTATTCATTGTCAATCGCCAGCGGCGAATGATTATTGATCAACGATTGAGCGCACAAGAGGCAACAGCAAGAGCCATTGGAACTTCGGGCAGCGCTGTATTTTTTGCCGGATTAACCGTCATTATTGCACTGTGCGGTATGCTTGTCATCGGTCTCACATTCTTATCTACGATGGCTTTAGTTGCCGCAGCTACCGTCCTTATTAATGTATTTGTTGCCCTTACTCTATTGCCCGCTTTACTTGGATTGGTGGGTGAACGCATCTGTTCCCCTAAAGCACGCGAGAATAGCACAAAACATCCTAAAGTGGCTGGCCGTGGGATCGCTCATAGATGGGTGAAATTCGTTATAAAGTTTCGTTGGATCACAATTATTGCCATCGTCGTACTTCTTGGGGCAGCAGCCACACCTATAACAAAAATGGAAATGGGCATCCCGGGAGCTTCTTCAGCAAATCTGGACACCACAGCAAGACAAAGTTATGACGCCATATCCGAAGGCTTCGGAGAAGGATTTAACGGACCACTTATTCTGGTCGCAGAACCTAATAACTCTTCCGCTCAGGTGACTCCGGAACTCTTGGGCAATCTCATGAAGGAACTTCAAAGCCAAAATAACGTTGCACAGGTGACACCACTAGGCATGACAGAAGATCTGGCTATCTTTAGTCTTATTCCTGAAACGGGTCCCAACGATAAAATCACCAAAGATCTGGTGACTGAGCTGCGATCTGCTGAATCAAGCGTAGCAAAGATGAATGACGTTAAGATTGGTGTTACCGGACTCACTGCCGTTAACATTGATATGTCATCCAAATTGGCACAGGTATTCCCGATCTATGTGGGAATTATTATCCTGTTATCGCTGATCATCCTGCTCTTGGTATTTCGTTCGATTATTGTTCCAATTAAAGCAACGATCGGCTTCCTTCTTAGCATTCTGGCAACGTTCGGGATCACTACTGCTGTATTCCAGTGGGGCTGGCTCCATTCGCTCTTTGGTTTCGACACCGGCGGCCCACTGCTGAGCTTTATGCCGATCATCGTGACAGGCATCCTGTATGGCTTGGCAATGGACTATCAGGTCTTCCTTGTCAGCTCGATGCGGGAATCATACGTACACGGTCATAGAGGAACTGAGTCTGTTGTTCATGGTTATAACCAGGTAAGTCGCGTGGTTGTTGCCGCAGCGGTGATCATGATCTCGGTATTTGCTGGGTTTATCTTCACAGATGACGTCATGATCAAACAGATTGGTTTCACATTAGCTGTAGGCATTCTGATTGATGCTTTCATTATTCGGATGGGATTGGTTCCTGCCATCATGGCTATTTTCGGTGACAAGGCTTGGTCACTTCCAAAATGGCTGGATCGCATTCTACCAAATCTGGACGTTGAGGGCGAGAAACTGATTGCTACACTTAATGCTGAAGATCATTCCAACTCCAAGTCTTGA